Proteins found in one Coffea eugenioides isolate CCC68of chromosome 5, Ceug_1.0, whole genome shotgun sequence genomic segment:
- the LOC113771342 gene encoding zinc finger BED domain-containing protein RICESLEEPER 2-like codes for MSSTGDNTATTATSPSVDHSSSDPKIVAKASETDTCQVPPLPTSETKVSSKSNRSWVWEHYVVVTGTETKDKKATCKYCEQLIACASKNGTTSLSNHLHRCKKYPYNSTDKRQKTLEFKPKEGGGKALTTHMFDQEACRRMLARMVIIDELPFKFVEREGFLDFCLVMQPRFEMPSRRTITTDCHKLFLDEKKSLKAYFETLSSRICLTTDAWTSIQNLNYLCLTAHFIDDKWKLHKKILSFCPITSHAGEVIGRTVEKCLLDWKISKVLTVTVDNASSNDTCLQYLRRRLINWKCIVLNGEYLHMRCAAHVLNLTVREGLKDLEDSIVRIRSAVRYVRSSPARAQRFKSCIEKERIESKNLVCLDVETRWNSTFLMLEAALKFQKAFELLETVDSKYVEELTPQSENDTRKSSKMRGVPTEMDWEYAKDLLPFLQIFYDSTVKMSGSRYVTGNVYMNEIFGIGGLLNSFQESDDFGLSTMAGNMKKKYDKYWGNVERINILILIAVVLDPRHKLSYVQWAIDEDMILRMLKF; via the coding sequence ATGTCAAGTACAGGGGATAATACAGCTACAACAGCTACAAGCCCAAGTGTTGATCATTCATCATCAGATCCAAAAATTGTTGCTAAAGCCTCTGAAACTGATACATGTCAAGTACCACCTCTTCCAACATCCGAGACAAAAGTGTCTAGCAAGAGTAATAGGTCTTGGGTTTGGGAGCATTACGTAGTTGTTACAGGTACGGAAACAAAAGACAAGAAAGCTACTTGTAAATATTGTGAACAACTGATTGCTTGTGCAAGCAAAAATGGTACTACTTCTTTGAGTAATCACCTTCATAGGTGTAAAAAATATCCGTATAATAGCACGGATAAGAGGCAAAAGACGCTGGAGTTTAAACCAAAAGAGGGAGGGGGAAAAGCATTAACAACCCATATGTTTGATCAAGAAGCATGTAGGAGAATGTTGGCTAGGATGGTGATTATAGATGAACTGCCTTTTAAATTTGTGGAAAGGGAGggatttctggatttttgtcTAGTTATGCAGCCACGGTTTGAAATGCCATCACGTAGAACTATAACTACAGACTGCCATAAGCTTTTTTTAGATGAGAAGAAAAGTTTGAAAGCATACTTTGAAACTTTATCCTCCCGCATTTGTCTCACCACTGATGCTTGGACATCCATTCAAAATCTGAATTATTTGTGTTTGACAGCTCACTTCATTGATGATAAATGGAAATTGCACAAAAAGATTTTAAGTTTCTGTCCTATTACAAGTCATGCGGGTGAAGTTATTGGTCGGACAGTAGAAAAATGCTTGCTTGATTGGAAAATTAGTAAAGTTTTGACTGTTACGGTAGACAATGCTAGCTCAAATGACACTTGTTTGCAATATTTGAGAAGAAGGCTTATTAATTGGAAATGTATTGTCTTAAATGGAGAATACTTGCATATGAGATGTGCTGCCCATGTTTTGAATTTGACGGTTAGGGAGGGATTGAAAGACTTGGAAGACTCTATTGTTAGGATTCGATCAGCTGTGAGATATGTTAGGTCTTCACCTGCTAGAGCTCAAAGATTCAAATCTTGcatagaaaaagaaagaatcgaAAGTAAAAACCTTGTATGCCTTGATGTTGAAACTAGGTGGAATTCCACATTTTTAATGTTAGAGGCTGCTCTAAAATTTCAAAAGGCATTTGAGTTGCTAGAAACTGTGGATAGCAAATATGTCGAAGAGTTGACTCCCCAAAGTGAGAATGATACTCGTAAGAGTTCTAAGATGAGGGGTGTGCCAACTGAGATGGATTGGGAGTATGCAAAAGATTTGTTgccttttcttcaaattttttatgattcTACTGTGAAAATGTCGGGTTCACGTTATGTGACaggaaatgtatatatgaatgaAATTTTTGGCATTGGTGGTCTTCTTAATTCATTTCAAGAAAGTGATGACTTTGGTTTGTCAACTATGGCTGGAAATATGAAGAAAAAATATGACAAATATTGGGGTAATGTTGAAAGGATTAACATATTGATTCTGATTGCTGTTGTTCTTGATCCCCGGCATAAACTAAGTTATGTTCAATGGGCTATTGATGAGGATATGATCCTAAGAATGCTGAAATTTTAA
- the LOC113771343 gene encoding 40S ribosomal protein S15-like, giving the protein MIYLAHEIRALVKLFHARASRRFNRGLKRKPMALEGIMIIVLEMIGSVIGVYNGKSFNTIEVKPKMIGHYLAEFSISYKPVKHGRPGIGATHSSRFIPLK; this is encoded by the coding sequence CTTGTTAAGCTCTTCCATGCTCGTGCTAGCAGAAGGTTCAATAGGGGCTTGAAGAGGAAACCCATGGCTTTGGAAGGAATTATGATTATAGTACTTGAGATGATTGGCAGCGTAATTGGTGTTTACAATGGAAAATCTTTCAATACCATTGAGGTCAAGCCAAAAATGATTGGCCACTATCTAGCTGAGTTTTCAATATCGTACAAGCCTGTCAAGCACGGTAGGCCAGGTATTGGTGCCACCCATTCTTCAAGGTTCATTCCTCTGAAGTGA